The following coding sequences lie in one Jonesia denitrificans DSM 20603 genomic window:
- the mihF gene encoding integration host factor, actinobacterial type, with the protein MPLPELTPEQRQAALEKAAEARRVRADVKARLKSSQTSLSKVIEEGDKDEAIGKLKVVSLLEALPGVGKVKARAIMAEVGIAESRRVRGLGPHQTSALVERFG; encoded by the coding sequence TTGCCACTACCAGAACTCACGCCGGAACAACGGCAGGCAGCACTTGAGAAGGCTGCTGAAGCCCGCCGTGTCCGCGCAGACGTCAAAGCTCGGCTCAAGTCTTCCCAAACATCACTGTCCAAGGTGATCGAAGAGGGCGACAAAGACGAAGCGATCGGTAAACTCAAGGTTGTGTCGCTCCTTGAAGCGCTCCCCGGAGTTGGTAAAGTCAAGGCTCGCGCGATCATGGCAGAAGTAGGAATCGCTGAGTCCCGTCGGGTTCGAGGGTTGGGCCCCCACCAGACATCAGCGCTGGTTGAAAGGTTCGGATAA
- the pyrF gene encoding orotidine-5'-phosphate decarboxylase: MSDTSAVLPFGQRLAAAMAERGPVCVGIDPHPQLLEAWGLPDSPGGVRAMTDAVVAGVAGHVAAVKPQAALFERFGSQGVAELEYAIAACRSAGVLCIVDAKRGDIGSTMQGYADAFLKEGSPLAGDAVTLSPYLGFGSLQPAIDVAVENNRGVFVLCLTSNPEGASVQHAVREGVSVAADIARHASQINAQALGGVPQSGDIGPVGLVVGATIGRAVSQTGTDLRAVHGAFLAPGVGAQGAGPAELATVFHGTLPNVLASTSRGILRKGPEVDAITEAAKQAVEESRTALGRPAH; the protein is encoded by the coding sequence GTGAGTGACACATCGGCAGTTCTTCCCTTTGGACAGCGATTGGCTGCTGCTATGGCGGAACGAGGCCCGGTGTGTGTGGGTATTGACCCTCACCCGCAACTCCTTGAGGCGTGGGGCTTACCTGACTCACCTGGTGGTGTGCGGGCAATGACCGATGCGGTGGTGGCCGGTGTGGCCGGTCACGTTGCCGCGGTGAAACCGCAGGCCGCGCTCTTTGAACGGTTTGGTTCCCAGGGCGTGGCGGAGTTGGAGTATGCGATTGCGGCGTGCCGCTCGGCCGGGGTGTTGTGCATTGTTGACGCGAAACGTGGTGACATTGGGTCCACCATGCAGGGCTATGCGGACGCGTTCCTTAAGGAGGGGTCACCGTTAGCGGGGGATGCGGTGACGTTGTCTCCGTATTTGGGGTTCGGATCGCTGCAACCAGCTATTGATGTGGCAGTGGAAAACAACCGCGGGGTGTTTGTGCTGTGTCTCACCTCCAACCCTGAAGGTGCGAGCGTGCAACACGCTGTGCGGGAAGGGGTCAGTGTGGCCGCAGATATTGCACGTCACGCGTCGCAGATCAATGCTCAAGCCCTGGGTGGGGTTCCCCAAAGCGGGGACATCGGTCCAGTGGGGTTGGTTGTTGGGGCCACAATTGGGCGGGCTGTCTCACAGACCGGAACAGATCTTCGTGCAGTTCACGGCGCGTTCCTTGCACCAGGAGTAGGAGCCCAAGGCGCCGGCCCAGCAGAACTTGCGACCGTGTTTCACGGCACACTGCCCAACGTTCTTGCCTCCACTTCTCGCGGAATTCTGCGGAAAGGACCGGAGGTAGACGCAATAACCGAGGCTGCGAAGCAGGCCGTGGAAGAAAGCCGAACCGCTCTTGGGCGCCCGGCGCACTAG
- the carB gene encoding carbamoyl-phosphate synthase large subunit, translating into MPRRTDITSVLVIGSGPIVIGQACEFDYSGTQACRVLKEEGLRVILVNSNPATIMTDPEFADATYIEPITTDVLRSIIAKERPDAILPTLGGQTALNAAIALDEAGILEEFNVELIGANIAAIQRGEDREEFKKVVDTCGGESARSAIVHSLNEAKAAAEELGYPVVVRPSFTMGGLGSGIAYTEQDLERIAGAGLHYSPTTEVLLEESILGWKEYELELMRDKNDNVAVICSIENVDPVGVHTGDSITVAPALTLTDREYQKLRDIGIAVIREVGVDTGGCNIQFAVDPDTGRIIVIEMNPRVSRSSALASKATGYPIAKIAAKVAIGYTLDEITNDITGTTSAAFEPTIDYVVVKVPRFAFEKFPAADDTLTTTMKSVGEAMALGRNFTEALGKALRSIDKSGTNFHWEGEPASGEELAGLLADITRPTDQRIVKVQQALRAGATIEQVFDATKIDPWFLDQIQLMNEVAHRVATAPALTRDLLWEAKRHGLSDAHIATLQRVKGSRVSAETAVREVRRALGVRPVYKTVDTCAAEFPAQTPYHYSTYEEETEVAPREREAVIILGSGPNRIGQGIEFDYSCVHAALALKGEYETIMVNCNPETVSTDYDTADRLYFEPLTFEDVLEIYEAELAAGPVKGMIVQLGGQTPLSLAARLAEAGIPILGTSPAAIDAAEDRSEFGRVLTEANLPAPAYGTATTLGQAQEIAERIGYPVLVRPSYVLGGRGMEIVYSHGQLADYVQRALGEAALSGGPLAPILIDRFLDDAMEIDVDVLFDGVDMYVGGIMEHIEEAGIHSGDSACVLPPVSLSDAEIDRIVASTRALAQGIGVHGLMNVQFALASGVLYVLEANPRASRTVPFVAKATGVPLAKAAALVMAGQSIASLRAQGVLPAHGDGAHLSIDAPIAVKEAVLPFKRFRTESGQAVDTVLGPEMRSTGEVMGFDMDFPTAFAKSQAAAFGGLPTSGRMFVSVADRDKRQIVFPIKRVAELGFEILATAGTAKVLRRAGIAATEVRKHSQGPGEDGEPTIVDLITRGEIDIVFNSPSGQGARADGYEIRAAVTAADKPIITTVQQLSAAVQAIEAIKSGPFTVTSIQEHAGATLGGMK; encoded by the coding sequence ATGCCACGCAGAACAGACATCACCTCCGTCCTCGTCATCGGATCAGGGCCCATCGTCATTGGACAAGCCTGCGAATTTGACTACTCCGGAACCCAAGCCTGCCGCGTCCTCAAAGAGGAAGGCCTCCGCGTCATCCTGGTGAACTCCAACCCCGCCACCATCATGACGGACCCCGAGTTCGCTGACGCTACCTACATCGAACCCATCACCACAGACGTCCTTCGCTCAATCATCGCCAAAGAGCGCCCCGACGCGATCCTGCCCACCCTTGGCGGGCAAACCGCGCTCAACGCAGCTATCGCCCTGGACGAAGCCGGGATCCTCGAGGAATTCAACGTCGAACTCATTGGCGCCAACATTGCCGCCATCCAACGTGGCGAAGACCGAGAAGAATTCAAAAAAGTTGTTGACACCTGCGGGGGAGAATCCGCACGCTCTGCAATCGTCCACTCACTGAACGAAGCCAAAGCTGCCGCAGAAGAACTGGGCTACCCCGTTGTGGTTCGCCCCTCCTTCACCATGGGCGGACTCGGCTCAGGGATCGCCTACACCGAACAAGACCTTGAACGCATCGCTGGAGCGGGGCTGCACTACTCGCCCACAACAGAAGTTCTCCTCGAAGAATCCATCCTTGGATGGAAAGAATACGAACTCGAACTCATGCGCGACAAAAACGACAACGTCGCCGTGATCTGCTCGATCGAAAACGTTGACCCAGTCGGTGTGCACACCGGTGACTCAATCACTGTCGCCCCTGCACTGACCCTCACTGACCGCGAATACCAAAAACTGCGCGACATCGGGATCGCCGTGATCCGCGAAGTTGGCGTTGACACCGGAGGGTGCAACATCCAATTCGCTGTTGACCCCGACACCGGACGGATCATTGTGATCGAAATGAACCCCCGCGTGTCACGCTCTTCAGCGTTGGCATCTAAAGCCACCGGGTACCCGATCGCAAAAATTGCCGCGAAAGTCGCCATTGGGTACACCCTCGATGAAATCACCAACGACATCACTGGCACCACATCAGCGGCATTCGAACCCACCATCGACTACGTGGTTGTGAAAGTTCCCCGCTTCGCATTCGAAAAATTCCCCGCCGCGGACGACACCCTCACCACCACCATGAAATCGGTGGGCGAAGCGATGGCCTTGGGCCGAAACTTCACCGAAGCACTAGGCAAAGCCCTGCGGTCCATCGACAAATCAGGGACCAACTTCCACTGGGAAGGTGAACCAGCCAGCGGTGAAGAACTTGCCGGACTCCTGGCTGACATCACCCGCCCAACCGACCAACGCATCGTCAAGGTCCAGCAAGCTCTGCGTGCGGGAGCAACCATCGAACAAGTCTTTGACGCCACAAAAATTGACCCCTGGTTCCTCGACCAAATCCAACTGATGAACGAGGTAGCACACCGGGTCGCCACTGCACCTGCACTCACCCGTGACCTGCTATGGGAAGCTAAACGACACGGGCTGTCCGACGCACACATCGCCACACTGCAACGCGTCAAAGGCTCACGTGTCTCCGCAGAAACAGCGGTACGAGAAGTGCGCCGTGCGCTAGGTGTACGCCCGGTATACAAAACGGTCGACACCTGCGCCGCAGAGTTTCCCGCGCAAACCCCCTACCACTACTCAACCTACGAAGAAGAAACCGAAGTTGCTCCCCGCGAGCGCGAAGCAGTCATCATCTTAGGGTCGGGGCCCAACCGAATTGGGCAGGGGATTGAGTTTGATTACTCGTGTGTGCATGCGGCGTTAGCGTTGAAGGGCGAGTATGAGACGATCATGGTTAACTGCAACCCGGAAACAGTGTCGACTGACTATGACACGGCAGACCGGTTGTATTTTGAGCCGTTGACGTTTGAAGATGTGCTGGAAATTTATGAGGCTGAGCTGGCTGCAGGTCCTGTGAAGGGCATGATTGTGCAGTTGGGTGGGCAAACGCCGTTGTCGTTGGCTGCACGGTTAGCGGAGGCGGGGATCCCGATTTTGGGGACGTCACCGGCAGCGATTGATGCGGCTGAAGATCGAAGCGAGTTTGGGCGGGTTCTGACTGAAGCGAACTTGCCGGCGCCGGCTTATGGTACGGCGACTACTCTTGGGCAGGCGCAGGAGATTGCTGAGCGCATTGGGTACCCGGTGCTTGTGCGGCCATCGTATGTGTTGGGTGGTCGTGGGATGGAGATTGTGTACTCCCATGGGCAGTTAGCTGATTATGTGCAGCGTGCATTGGGGGAAGCTGCGTTGTCGGGTGGCCCGTTGGCACCGATTTTGATTGACCGGTTCCTTGACGATGCGATGGAAATTGACGTTGACGTGCTGTTCGATGGTGTGGACATGTATGTGGGCGGCATTATGGAGCACATTGAGGAGGCAGGGATTCACTCGGGGGACTCGGCGTGTGTGTTGCCGCCCGTGTCGTTGTCTGACGCCGAGATTGACCGGATTGTTGCCTCCACTCGGGCGCTTGCGCAGGGGATTGGGGTGCACGGGTTGATGAATGTGCAGTTCGCGTTGGCTTCGGGTGTGTTGTATGTGTTGGAAGCAAACCCTCGTGCGTCGCGTACGGTTCCGTTTGTTGCCAAGGCCACGGGTGTTCCGTTGGCGAAAGCTGCAGCGTTGGTCATGGCAGGCCAGAGCATCGCGTCGTTGCGCGCACAGGGGGTGTTGCCGGCTCACGGTGATGGTGCGCACCTGTCTATTGATGCGCCCATTGCGGTGAAGGAAGCGGTCCTTCCCTTTAAACGTTTCCGTACGGAATCAGGTCAAGCCGTTGACACAGTCCTTGGCCCTGAGATGCGTTCCACTGGTGAGGTTATGGGGTTTGATATGGACTTCCCCACGGCGTTTGCCAAGTCACAGGCTGCCGCTTTTGGTGGGTTGCCAACCTCGGGGCGGATGTTCGTGTCAGTGGCAGACCGGGACAAGCGTCAGATTGTGTTCCCGATCAAACGGGTCGCGGAGCTTGGATTTGAGATTCTTGCTACTGCAGGGACAGCGAAGGTGTTACGGCGTGCAGGGATTGCGGCAACCGAGGTGCGCAAACACTCGCAAGGCCCAGGTGAAGATGGAGAACCAACGATTGTGGATCTCATCACCCGTGGTGAAATCGATATTGTGTTTAACAGCCCTTCTGGTCAGGGTGCCCGCGCGGATGGGTATGAGATTCGTGCGGCTGTGACAGCTGCTGACAAGCCCATTATTACCACGGTGCAGCAGTTGTCTGCGGCGGTGCAGGCCATTGAAGCCATTAAGAGCGGTCCCTTCACCGTGACATCTATTCAGGAGCACGCTGGTGCGACGCTTGGTGGCATGAAGTGA
- the carA gene encoding glutamine-hydrolyzing carbamoyl-phosphate synthase small subunit produces the protein MTSPLIDAPTTPGAAVLVLEDGRTFTGRAYGATGTTLGEVVFNTGMTGYQETLTDPSYYQQIVVMTAPHIGNTGVNDEDPESVRIWVAGFVVRDAARTPSNWRSQRALDEELATQNIVSISGIDTRALTRHLRERGTMRAGIFSGDALTHDGFPRRITSMVEQVRQAPTMKGANLAHLVSTQQAYTVEPAGQFAGHTPLATVVAVDLGIKSMTSQRLSERGIKVHVIPANSTIADIESYNPDGVFFSNGPGDPEASTHEVDLLREVLDRKIPYFGICFGNQILGRALGFGTYKLPYGHRGINQPVKDLITGKVEITSQNHGFAVDAPIGEETIAPHANGRYGKVVVSHIGLNDNVVEGLECRDIPAFSVQYHPEAAAGPHDAAYLFDRFVTLLTSGATTATGLSRAERVATKES, from the coding sequence ATGACCTCACCACTGATTGACGCCCCCACCACCCCCGGCGCAGCAGTCCTCGTTCTCGAAGATGGGCGAACCTTCACCGGGCGCGCCTACGGGGCAACAGGAACCACACTGGGTGAGGTTGTCTTCAACACCGGCATGACCGGGTATCAAGAAACCCTCACGGACCCCTCCTACTACCAACAAATCGTCGTCATGACCGCACCCCACATTGGGAACACCGGTGTCAACGACGAAGACCCAGAGTCCGTGCGCATCTGGGTCGCCGGATTCGTCGTCCGTGACGCTGCACGCACACCGTCCAACTGGCGATCCCAACGTGCCCTCGACGAGGAACTCGCCACCCAAAACATCGTGTCTATCTCCGGAATAGACACCCGCGCACTGACCCGCCATCTGCGCGAACGCGGCACCATGCGTGCCGGAATCTTCTCCGGTGACGCACTCACCCACGACGGGTTCCCCCGTCGCATCACCTCCATGGTGGAACAAGTACGCCAAGCACCAACCATGAAGGGCGCCAACCTCGCCCACCTGGTCTCCACGCAACAGGCCTACACGGTAGAACCTGCAGGACAATTCGCTGGTCACACTCCGCTTGCCACAGTCGTCGCCGTTGACCTGGGAATCAAATCGATGACCTCACAACGCCTGTCTGAACGAGGCATCAAAGTCCACGTCATTCCCGCGAACTCAACCATCGCCGACATCGAGTCCTACAACCCCGATGGAGTGTTCTTCTCCAACGGGCCAGGTGACCCCGAAGCCTCCACCCATGAAGTTGACCTCCTCCGCGAAGTCCTCGACCGTAAAATCCCCTACTTTGGGATCTGCTTCGGGAACCAAATCCTTGGCCGTGCCCTGGGGTTTGGCACCTACAAACTGCCCTACGGGCACCGCGGAATCAACCAACCTGTCAAAGACCTCATCACCGGGAAAGTTGAGATCACCTCACAAAACCACGGGTTCGCTGTCGACGCACCTATCGGGGAAGAAACCATCGCCCCCCACGCCAACGGACGGTACGGAAAGGTCGTTGTCTCCCATATCGGCCTCAACGACAACGTTGTTGAAGGCCTAGAATGCCGCGACATCCCCGCTTTTTCTGTGCAGTACCACCCTGAAGCAGCGGCAGGCCCACACGACGCCGCCTACCTATTTGACCGCTTCGTCACGCTCCTGACATCAGGGGCAACCACCGCCACTGGCCTCTCACGCGCCGAGCGTGTTGCGACGAAAGAGAGCTGA
- a CDS encoding dihydroorotase, which translates to MTEYVIRNAALYGEERRDLRLRDGVIAQIAKPFTLDATDATQIDASELIALPGLVDLHTHLREPGREDAETILTGTRAAALGGFTSVFAMANTTPTQDTAGVVEQVARIGQDAGWVDVHPVGAVSVGLGGTHLAELGAMANSAAQVRVFSDDGKCVSDPVLMRRALEYVKAFDGVIAQHAQEPRLTEGSQMNEGVVSADIGLTGWPAVAEESIIARDVLLAEHVGSRLHVLHLSTAGSVEIVRWAKSRGINVTAEATPHHLSLTDERARTYDPTYKVNPPLRTQADVDAVRQGLADGTIDVVGTDHAPHPVEDKECEWAAAAFGMTGLETALPVIHKTMVLTGLFTWRDVARVMSHTPAIIGRIHEGDNPQGRPLEVGEPANITLYHPNAPVTVDARTQATLSNNSPFHGEELPGRVIATFLRGRATVLDATAQGDDTGHATLNGAHS; encoded by the coding sequence GTGACTGAATATGTCATCCGAAATGCTGCCCTCTACGGTGAAGAACGTCGCGATCTGCGTTTGCGTGATGGAGTGATCGCGCAGATTGCCAAGCCGTTTACTCTTGACGCTACCGACGCCACGCAAATCGATGCCTCTGAGCTGATTGCCTTGCCCGGGCTGGTGGACTTGCACACTCACTTGCGTGAGCCTGGGCGTGAAGATGCAGAAACCATCCTGACCGGTACACGTGCCGCGGCTCTGGGCGGGTTCACCTCCGTGTTTGCTATGGCCAACACCACCCCCACCCAGGACACTGCAGGAGTTGTTGAACAAGTAGCCCGAATTGGTCAAGACGCCGGCTGGGTGGATGTTCACCCAGTTGGTGCAGTCTCGGTTGGGCTCGGCGGAACACACCTTGCTGAATTAGGGGCAATGGCCAACTCGGCAGCACAGGTGCGGGTGTTCTCCGATGACGGGAAATGTGTGTCCGACCCGGTGCTGATGCGCCGGGCGTTGGAGTACGTCAAAGCATTTGACGGTGTGATCGCCCAGCACGCGCAAGAACCCCGCCTGACCGAAGGGTCACAGATGAACGAAGGGGTTGTCTCTGCTGATATCGGACTGACCGGTTGGCCGGCAGTGGCTGAGGAATCCATCATCGCCCGTGATGTTCTGCTCGCTGAACACGTCGGTTCACGCTTGCACGTCCTGCACCTGTCTACGGCAGGTTCAGTAGAAATCGTGCGCTGGGCGAAATCCCGTGGCATCAATGTCACCGCAGAAGCAACCCCCCACCATCTTTCGCTGACCGACGAGCGTGCACGCACCTACGACCCCACCTACAAGGTCAACCCGCCACTGCGTACCCAAGCAGATGTGGACGCGGTGCGCCAAGGGCTGGCTGACGGAACCATTGACGTGGTCGGAACTGATCACGCGCCCCACCCAGTAGAAGACAAAGAATGCGAATGGGCAGCCGCTGCCTTTGGGATGACTGGCCTGGAAACAGCGCTGCCTGTCATCCACAAAACAATGGTTCTTACCGGTCTGTTTACCTGGCGTGACGTCGCACGAGTGATGTCACACACACCTGCAATCATCGGTCGCATCCACGAAGGTGACAACCCGCAAGGACGCCCACTTGAAGTTGGCGAACCGGCCAACATCACCTTGTACCACCCCAACGCCCCTGTCACAGTCGATGCCCGCACACAAGCAACCCTGTCCAATAACAGCCCATTCCATGGTGAAGAACTTCCTGGGCGCGTCATTGCCACATTCCTGCGTGGACGAGCCACAGTACTGGACGCCACCGCCCAAGGCGACGACACCGGTCACGCAACTCTCAACGGAGCACACTCATGA
- a CDS encoding aspartate carbamoyltransferase catalytic subunit has translation MRHLLSTKDLSHEEAVLLLDTTAAMAATQGREIKKLPTLRGRTVVNLFFEDSTRTRISFETAAKRLSADVINFSAKGSSVSKGESLKDTALTLKAMGADAVVVRHHASGAPHFLAQPGLLDVPVINAGDGTHQHPTQALLDAFTLRRHLANTSANPGQVPGVDAGVGHDLAGRKIAIVGDVLHSRVARANVALLATLGAHVTLVAPPTLVPVGVHTWPCSVSYDFTSTLTQWQPDAVMMLRVQRERMSAAGGGFFPSPAEYSRQYGLDAARLQMLADHAIVLHPGPMNRGLEISAQAADSPRSVIVEQVANGVAARMAVLYLLLASEQTPATV, from the coding sequence ATGAGACATTTACTGTCCACCAAGGACCTTAGCCATGAAGAGGCGGTGTTGCTTCTTGACACCACGGCGGCCATGGCAGCCACCCAGGGCCGTGAAATCAAAAAGCTGCCGACGTTGCGGGGACGCACGGTGGTGAATTTGTTTTTTGAAGATTCCACTCGCACCCGCATTTCGTTTGAGACAGCAGCGAAACGGTTGTCGGCCGATGTGATCAATTTTTCGGCGAAGGGTTCCTCGGTGTCGAAAGGGGAGTCGCTGAAGGACACGGCGTTGACGTTGAAAGCCATGGGGGCCGACGCGGTTGTGGTTCGCCATCATGCGTCAGGCGCCCCGCATTTTTTGGCGCAGCCAGGGCTGCTTGATGTGCCAGTCATTAACGCCGGTGATGGTACCCATCAGCATCCCACCCAGGCGCTTCTTGACGCGTTTACGTTACGCCGTCACCTTGCGAACACCTCAGCCAACCCCGGTCAGGTACCTGGCGTTGATGCAGGAGTGGGACACGACCTCGCGGGGCGAAAAATCGCGATTGTTGGCGATGTGCTTCATTCGCGGGTTGCGCGCGCAAACGTCGCGTTGTTAGCTACGTTAGGCGCTCACGTGACGTTGGTTGCCCCGCCCACTTTGGTGCCCGTGGGGGTCCATACGTGGCCGTGTTCGGTCTCGTATGATTTCACCTCCACGCTCACCCAGTGGCAGCCCGATGCGGTGATGATGCTGCGTGTTCAACGTGAACGGATGAGCGCGGCTGGCGGCGGATTTTTCCCCAGCCCGGCAGAATATTCGCGCCAGTATGGGTTGGATGCTGCCCGGTTACAGATGCTCGCCGATCACGCTATTGTGCTGCACCCAGGCCCGATGAACAGAGGTTTGGAAATCTCTGCCCAGGCTGCAGATTCCCCACGGTCAGTCATTGTCGAACAGGTCGCTAACGGTGTGGCTGCCCGAATGGCTGTGTTGTATTTGCTGCTCGCCTCCGAGCAGACGCCCGCGACCGTATAA
- the pyrR gene encoding bifunctional pyr operon transcriptional regulator/uracil phosphoribosyltransferase PyrR, protein MSGVDAHGGSGVHPDGVEVLGEADIARALTRIAHEIVERNKGGSDLVVMGIPTRGVALAQRLAHRLASVDRSVDPQRVLGTLDVTMYRDDLHRQPPRTIGRTRVPEVGLDGKVVVLVDDVLFSGRTIRAALDALQDLGRPKAVQLAALVDRGHRELPIRPDYVGKNLPTSLSEKVRVHVREHDGHDGVTIVGQDQ, encoded by the coding sequence ATGTCCGGCGTCGATGCGCATGGTGGTTCTGGGGTGCACCCTGATGGGGTGGAAGTCCTTGGTGAGGCCGACATTGCGCGTGCTTTAACTCGTATTGCCCATGAGATTGTTGAGCGTAACAAAGGTGGCTCCGATCTTGTTGTGATGGGTATTCCAACCCGTGGTGTGGCGTTGGCGCAGCGCCTCGCGCACCGGTTAGCGAGCGTGGACCGTAGTGTTGATCCCCAGCGTGTTCTTGGCACGCTGGATGTGACCATGTATCGCGATGATCTGCATCGTCAACCACCGCGCACTATTGGACGCACACGGGTGCCTGAGGTGGGCCTTGACGGTAAGGTTGTCGTCCTTGTCGATGATGTGTTGTTTTCGGGGCGCACTATTCGTGCGGCGCTTGATGCGTTGCAGGACCTTGGCCGCCCCAAGGCAGTGCAGTTGGCGGCGTTAGTGGATCGTGGGCACCGTGAGTTGCCGATCCGCCCTGATTACGTAGGGAAGAACCTACCTACCTCCCTTAGTGAAAAAGTACGTGTTCATGTGCGCGAACATGATGGTCATGATGGTGTGACGATTGTGGGGCAGGACCAATGA
- a CDS encoding AMP-binding protein has protein sequence MTFSRIWHEHYNPTVPTEITVPDTDITAALDDTISRFGSRTALNFLGAPITYADLGTQISLAAGMLRDLGVQPGDRVAIALPNCTSHVIAFYAVLRLGAIVVEHNPLYTQQELVHQLNDSGATVAIFWERTAAILGQASTSTSVSTLITVDVARDLPLTKRLLLNLPVKKARDTKAQLKATPPAHAQRWEQLLASATPLPADHPRPASSDLAALQYTGGTTGTPKGAMLTHANLVANSIQGAVWTGADDNPGTETVYGILPFFHAFGLTLCLTYALRIGATVMLFPKFEVNSFLDAQKKHPGTFLPAVPPMLGRIVTAARERNVDLTSFRYAICGAMPLDAQTAAAWEDATGGLAIEGYGMTETSPVALGNPLSDQRKPGHLGLPFPSTDVLIVDQEDGRTPVQLGERGELLISGPQVFSGYWGKPQETEQVLVDIDGRTWIRTGDVVVMDETGSVKVVDRIKEMIITGGFKVFPSQVEECVRQMPEVEDVAVVGVPGGDMGEKVVAAVVLAQGATELDVKAVQGWCEKQLARYALPREVIVVPELPRSQIGKVLRRVVRDNVMGGSAAAG, from the coding sequence GTGACTTTCTCTCGAATCTGGCATGAGCACTACAACCCCACCGTCCCCACCGAGATCACCGTCCCAGACACCGACATCACCGCGGCGCTGGACGACACGATCTCCCGGTTCGGATCACGCACAGCCTTGAACTTCCTCGGTGCGCCCATCACCTATGCCGACCTTGGAACACAGATTTCCCTGGCAGCAGGAATGCTCCGCGACCTCGGCGTGCAACCAGGGGATCGGGTTGCCATTGCCCTGCCCAACTGCACCAGTCACGTCATCGCGTTCTACGCAGTGCTTCGACTAGGGGCAATCGTCGTCGAACACAACCCCTTGTACACCCAACAAGAACTCGTCCACCAACTCAACGACTCAGGCGCCACCGTCGCAATCTTTTGGGAACGCACCGCAGCGATCCTTGGCCAGGCCAGCACCTCAACCTCAGTGTCCACACTCATCACCGTCGATGTAGCACGCGACCTACCGCTCACTAAACGGCTGCTGCTGAACCTTCCCGTCAAAAAAGCCCGCGACACCAAAGCCCAACTCAAAGCCACCCCGCCCGCACACGCGCAACGCTGGGAACAACTCCTCGCATCGGCAACCCCGCTACCCGCCGACCACCCACGTCCTGCCTCCAGTGACCTGGCTGCCTTGCAATACACCGGTGGCACAACCGGCACCCCCAAAGGTGCCATGCTCACCCACGCCAACCTCGTCGCCAACTCCATCCAAGGAGCAGTATGGACCGGAGCCGACGACAACCCAGGCACCGAAACCGTTTACGGAATCCTGCCGTTCTTCCACGCTTTTGGACTCACCCTTTGCCTGACCTACGCGCTGCGCATTGGCGCAACCGTCATGCTCTTCCCCAAATTTGAAGTCAACTCATTCCTCGACGCACAAAAGAAACACCCCGGCACATTCCTGCCCGCAGTCCCGCCCATGCTCGGCCGAATCGTCACCGCAGCCCGTGAGCGCAACGTCGATCTCACATCGTTTCGCTATGCGATTTGTGGGGCGATGCCACTCGATGCGCAGACAGCGGCCGCCTGGGAGGACGCGACAGGTGGGTTGGCTATTGAGGGGTATGGGATGACGGAAACCTCGCCTGTGGCGTTGGGTAATCCGTTGTCTGATCAGCGCAAACCCGGCCATTTAGGGTTGCCGTTTCCATCCACTGATGTGCTCATTGTTGATCAGGAAGATGGGCGCACCCCCGTTCAGTTGGGGGAGCGTGGTGAGTTATTGATCTCTGGGCCGCAGGTGTTTTCTGGGTATTGGGGGAAGCCGCAGGAAACTGAGCAGGTGTTGGTTGATATTGATGGACGCACCTGGATTCGTACCGGTGATGTTGTGGTCATGGATGAGACTGGCTCGGTGAAGGTTGTGGACCGGATCAAGGAAATGATTATCACTGGCGGGTTTAAGGTGTTCCCAAGCCAGGTTGAAGAGTGTGTGCGTCAGATGCCTGAGGTGGAGGATGTCGCTGTTGTTGGCGTTCCTGGCGGTGACATGGGGGAGAAGGTTGTTGCTGCCGTGGTGCTTGCACAGGGCGCTACTGAACTTGATGTGAAGGCTGTTCAGGGGTGGTGTGAGAAGCAGTTGGCGCGGTATGCGCTTCCTCGTGAGGTTATTGTGGTCCCTGAGTTGCCGCGTTCACAGATTGGGAAGGTGCTGCGCCGGGTGGTGCGGGACAACGTCATGGGTGGGTCCGCGGCAGCTGGGTGA